The Deinococcus sonorensis KR-87 genome includes a window with the following:
- a CDS encoding MBL fold metallo-hydrolase: MGEGAALTFLGTADSKGVPRWWCACPVCQEARQGGRNRRTRSAALLEAGGQTALLDCGPDLHAQLARLGRPLMPDAVLISHAHNDHLLGLGDLLDYVAYAGGRLPVYAPASVLPQIEERFRYAFRRAAPVQPLPVEGLSVCGYRVRAFEVPHGANGTSHAFHFERPGHRWVYLTDSIDVPQEVVERWLTGLDLLVLGSSFFDESGVVHSTRSVYDVREALQLPWAQAVGEVWLTHLSHDVDVTGPLPDPRYRYASEGQTLALQQ, encoded by the coding sequence ATGGGGGAGGGCGCGGCCCTGACCTTCCTGGGCACCGCCGACAGCAAGGGCGTGCCGCGCTGGTGGTGTGCCTGCCCGGTGTGCCAGGAAGCCCGGCAGGGGGGCCGCAACCGCCGCACCCGCAGCGCCGCCCTGCTGGAGGCGGGTGGCCAGACGGCCCTGCTGGATTGCGGCCCGGACCTGCATGCCCAGCTGGCCCGCCTTGGTCGCCCGCTGATGCCGGACGCGGTGCTGATCTCGCACGCGCACAACGATCACCTGCTGGGCCTGGGCGACCTGCTCGACTACGTGGCGTATGCCGGTGGGCGGCTGCCGGTGTATGCCCCGGCCAGCGTGCTGCCGCAGATCGAGGAGCGCTTCCGGTATGCCTTTCGCCGCGCCGCGCCGGTGCAGCCGCTGCCGGTCGAGGGCCTGAGCGTGTGCGGGTACCGGGTGCGGGCCTTTGAGGTGCCCCATGGGGCCAACGGCACCAGCCACGCCTTCCACTTCGAGCGGCCCGGCCACCGCTGGGTCTACCTGACCGACAGCATCGACGTGCCACAGGAGGTGGTGGAGCGCTGGCTCACCGGCCTGGACCTGCTGGTGCTGGGCAGCAGCTTTTTCGACGAGTCAGGCGTGGTGCACAGCACCCGCAGCGTCTACGACGTGCGAGAAGCGCTGCAGCTCCCCTGGGCGCAGGCGGTGGGGGAGGTGTGGCTCACCCACCTCTCGCACGACGTGGATGTGACCGGGCCGCTGCCGGACCCGCGCTACCGCTACGCCAGCGAGGGCCAGACGCTAGCGCTGCAGCAGTGA
- a CDS encoding carbohydrate ABC transporter permease, producing MNAKKNPGMYYLQRTLFYLLVVVIAFYLLFPFFWALLTSFKRAGDLFLLPLQFITAPFTLSNYAQVLANPAFQRALLFSLIVAVGAVAVSLLIGSFAAYSLGRFRFRGKATILYIILGVSVFPQIAVLGGLFTVIRAGGVYNNPIGLIFSYLIFTIPFTVWVLTSFVRDIPGELEEAALMDGATPLQTLFRVLFPVMTPALVTTGLLAFINCWNEYLFALTFMSSNRTVPVVIANYSGASQYDQPWGPIMAASIVVTVPLIALVLYFQRNIVSGLTAGAVKG from the coding sequence ATGAACGCCAAGAAAAACCCGGGGATGTATTACCTGCAACGCACCCTGTTCTATCTGCTGGTGGTGGTGATCGCCTTCTATCTGCTGTTCCCGTTCTTCTGGGCGCTGCTGACCAGCTTCAAGCGCGCCGGCGACCTGTTCCTGCTGCCGCTGCAGTTCATCACTGCGCCCTTCACGCTCAGTAACTACGCGCAGGTGCTCGCCAACCCCGCCTTCCAGCGGGCGCTGCTGTTCAGCCTGATCGTGGCGGTGGGCGCGGTGGCGGTCAGCCTGCTGATCGGCAGTTTCGCCGCGTACTCGCTGGGCCGCTTCCGCTTCCGGGGCAAGGCCACCATCCTGTACATCATCCTGGGCGTCAGCGTGTTTCCGCAGATCGCGGTGCTGGGCGGCCTGTTCACCGTGATCCGGGCGGGCGGGGTGTACAACAACCCGATCGGCCTGATCTTCAGCTACCTGATCTTCACCATTCCCTTCACCGTGTGGGTGCTGACCAGCTTTGTGCGCGACATCCCCGGCGAACTGGAGGAGGCGGCGCTGATGGACGGGGCCACCCCGCTGCAGACGCTGTTCCGGGTGCTGTTCCCGGTGATGACGCCGGCGCTGGTCACCACTGGCCTGCTCGCCTTCATCAACTGCTGGAACGAGTACCTGTTCGCGCTGACGTTCATGAGCAGCAACCGGACCGTGCCGGTGGTCATCGCCAACTACTCCGGCGCGTCGCAGTATGACCAGCCGTGGGGGCCGATCATGGCCGCCAGCATCGTGGTCACGGTGCCGCTGATCGCGCTGGTGCTGTACTTCCAGCGCAACATCGTGTCGGGCCTGACCGCCGGCGCCGTCAAGGGCTGA
- a CDS encoding carbohydrate ABC transporter permease encodes MTKITAGPPATAPVRRRGIESARARQAVWLLLPTLIAIAIVAGFPLYRTIYYSLFDANLTSPDQAKFVGLHNFWFTTEDGIGIGFLQDPKWWGAVKNTLLFTVVSVALETVLGMIIALVVNSAFKGRAFMRTAMLVPWAIPTVVSAQMWAYMYNDSFGLIGRGVLGGQALLADNSTAIWALIAVDVWKTTSFMALLILAGLQSLPSDMYEAADMDGASKWTQYWRLTLPLLRPALLVALVFRSLDALRVFDVMYVMLGPNNAAQTSMTGYARLALIDNSLLGVGSAVAVAIFLIIMVIVVAYVTAFRVRFD; translated from the coding sequence ATGACCAAGATCACTGCCGGTCCACCAGCAACAGCACCCGTCCGCAGACGGGGCATCGAGTCGGCGCGCGCCAGACAGGCCGTCTGGCTGCTGCTGCCCACATTGATCGCCATTGCCATCGTGGCGGGATTTCCGCTGTACCGCACCATCTACTACAGCCTCTTTGACGCCAACCTGACCAGCCCCGACCAGGCCAAGTTCGTGGGGCTGCACAACTTCTGGTTCACCACCGAGGACGGCATCGGCATCGGCTTCCTGCAGGATCCCAAGTGGTGGGGCGCCGTCAAGAACACCCTGCTCTTCACCGTGGTGAGCGTGGCGCTGGAGACGGTGCTGGGCATGATCATCGCGCTGGTGGTGAACAGCGCCTTCAAGGGCCGCGCCTTCATGCGGACCGCCATGCTGGTGCCGTGGGCCATTCCCACGGTGGTGTCGGCCCAGATGTGGGCATATATGTACAACGACAGCTTCGGGCTGATCGGGCGCGGCGTGCTGGGCGGTCAGGCACTGCTCGCCGACAACAGCACGGCCATCTGGGCGCTGATCGCGGTGGACGTCTGGAAGACCACCAGCTTCATGGCGCTGCTGATCCTGGCGGGCCTGCAGAGCCTGCCGTCGGACATGTACGAGGCCGCCGACATGGACGGGGCCAGCAAGTGGACCCAGTACTGGCGCCTGACGCTCCCGCTGCTGCGCCCCGCGCTGCTGGTGGCGCTGGTGTTCCGTTCACTGGACGCGCTGCGGGTCTTCGACGTGATGTACGTCATGCTCGGGCCGAACAACGCCGCCCAGACCTCCATGACCGGCTACGCGCGACTCGCGCTGATCGACAACTCGCTGCTGGGTGTGGGCAGCGCCGTGGCCGTGGCGATCTTCCTGATCATCATGGTGATCGTGGTGGCCTACGTGACCGCCTTCCGCGTGCGCTTCGATTAG
- a CDS encoding ABC transporter substrate-binding protein, whose amino-acid sequence MKKVVALIALTAAISSGASQAAGVTLTIACGAVGQELELCKAGADRWAKSTGNTVKVFESPNLTNDRLGLYQQQLAAKSSDIDVYQMDVVWPGQLGQHFVDLKGKVPDSLVKSNFPSIVANNTVNGKLVALPWYTDGGLLFYRTDLLKKYGYSKAPTTWAELASMAKKIQDGEQKTNKAFAGFVFQGKDYEGLTCDALEWIKSSGGGTLIDNTGKITINNPNAAKALDTAASWIKSISPAGVTTYDEEAARGIFQAGNAAFMRNWPYAYKLGESADSKVKGKIAVAPLPKGAGGQNTATLGGWQLGVSQYSKHQAEAIALVTYLASPAEQKIRAIEGSYAPTIPSLYKDAAVLKAVPPFGSLYSSLTNAVARPSGPTGAKYNQVSQAFSGAVHDVLTGKTKGQAAVSSLATTLARIKGAGW is encoded by the coding sequence ATGAAGAAAGTTGTTGCCCTGATTGCCCTGACCGCTGCCATCTCGTCCGGAGCGTCCCAGGCCGCCGGCGTCACCCTCACCATCGCCTGCGGCGCCGTGGGTCAGGAGCTGGAGCTGTGCAAGGCTGGCGCCGACCGCTGGGCCAAGTCCACCGGCAACACCGTGAAGGTGTTCGAGTCGCCGAACCTGACCAACGACCGGCTCGGCCTGTACCAACAGCAGCTGGCCGCCAAGAGCAGTGACATCGACGTCTACCAGATGGACGTGGTGTGGCCCGGTCAGCTCGGTCAGCACTTCGTGGACCTGAAGGGCAAGGTGCCTGACTCGCTGGTGAAGTCGAACTTCCCCTCGATCGTTGCGAACAACACCGTGAACGGTAAGCTCGTGGCGCTGCCGTGGTACACCGACGGCGGCCTGCTGTTCTACCGCACCGACCTGCTGAAGAAGTACGGCTACAGCAAGGCCCCCACCACCTGGGCCGAGCTGGCCAGCATGGCCAAGAAAATCCAGGACGGCGAGCAGAAGACCAACAAGGCCTTCGCCGGTTTCGTGTTCCAGGGCAAGGACTACGAGGGCCTGACCTGTGACGCGCTGGAGTGGATCAAGAGCTCGGGCGGCGGCACGCTCATCGACAACACCGGCAAGATCACCATCAACAACCCGAACGCTGCCAAAGCGCTCGACACCGCCGCCAGCTGGATCAAGAGCATCAGCCCGGCCGGCGTCACCACCTACGACGAGGAAGCCGCCCGCGGCATCTTCCAGGCGGGCAACGCGGCCTTCATGCGCAACTGGCCGTACGCCTACAAGCTGGGCGAGAGCGCCGACAGCAAGGTCAAGGGCAAGATTGCGGTCGCTCCGCTGCCCAAGGGCGCGGGTGGCCAGAACACCGCCACGCTGGGTGGCTGGCAGCTGGGCGTCAGCCAGTACTCCAAGCATCAGGCAGAGGCCATCGCGCTGGTGACCTACCTGGCCAGCCCGGCCGAGCAGAAGATCCGCGCCATTGAGGGTTCCTACGCCCCCACCATCCCGTCGCTCTACAAGGACGCTGCGGTCCTGAAGGCCGTGCCGCCGTTCGGCAGCCTGTACAGCTCGCTGACCAACGCGGTGGCCCGTCCGTCCGGCCCCACCGGCGCCAAGTACAACCAGGTGTCGCAGGCCTTCTCGGGCGCCGTCCATGACGTGCTGACCGGCAAGACCAAGGGCCAGGCTGCCGTGTCCAGCCTCGCCACCACGCTGGCCCGCATCAAGGGCGCCGGCTGGTAA
- a CDS encoding ATP-binding protein has protein sequence MTVRTAEAPLVSLPLSVTPDELARYVMALANTHGGQVVVGQPDEDASDLHPLQVTHAIFELSGGRLTVNVMHQPPDGDGPRQLYVYVPQAPYLLAAPDGSVLSWDGQQLVPVTPAQAQPQAQQDYTATVPPTASLADLDPLEVARLRSTSQKGDLSALPDLDFLRELGLLVEERGEWRPNLACILLAGTPRALRSHLPQAEVCYYHHPTLDPEFSFREDLRRPLVSAVSRLAELIQARNRFTPVQVGLFRIEVWDYDEAVYREALLNALTHRDYQLRDVVHVHQHPDRLEISNPGGLPGGITPGNILRHQPKRRNPLLAEVLSRLGLVERAGVGVDKMYQLMLRHGKEPPEFTSYSDAVSLSLHNPGFDQQFVRFVARKQEEMQTLSLDMLIVLSRLGREGEATREQLSRALQLPEDRTPRLLQMMQDRGLLESSGRGRERLYHLSAEVRAQLHQRSEAVTGVSTVTRPQRAAVPPTVPVPSALGQLALALAQQHGQVSNARLREASGLNVQQAWRVLRRLVLNGQLIKQGSGPRNVQYHLS, from the coding sequence ATGACCGTCCGCACCGCTGAAGCTCCCCTGGTCTCGCTGCCGCTCAGCGTGACGCCCGACGAACTGGCCCGCTACGTGATGGCGCTGGCCAACACGCACGGCGGTCAGGTGGTGGTGGGGCAGCCGGACGAGGACGCCTCGGACCTGCATCCGCTGCAGGTGACGCACGCGATCTTCGAGCTGTCGGGCGGACGGCTGACCGTCAACGTGATGCACCAGCCACCGGACGGTGACGGCCCTCGTCAGCTGTACGTGTACGTGCCTCAGGCCCCCTACCTGCTGGCCGCGCCGGACGGCTCGGTGCTCAGCTGGGACGGCCAGCAGCTGGTGCCGGTGACCCCTGCGCAGGCCCAGCCACAGGCGCAGCAGGACTACACCGCCACGGTGCCGCCCACCGCCTCGCTGGCCGACCTGGACCCGCTGGAGGTGGCCCGGCTGCGCTCCACTTCGCAGAAGGGCGACCTGTCGGCGCTGCCGGACCTGGACTTTCTGCGCGAGCTGGGCCTGCTGGTGGAGGAACGCGGCGAGTGGCGGCCGAACCTGGCGTGCATCCTGCTGGCCGGCACGCCGCGCGCCCTGCGCTCGCACCTGCCACAGGCCGAGGTCTGCTACTACCACCATCCCACGCTCGACCCGGAATTCAGCTTCCGCGAGGACCTGCGCCGCCCGCTGGTGAGCGCGGTCTCGCGGCTGGCCGAGCTGATTCAGGCCAGAAACCGCTTCACGCCGGTACAGGTGGGGCTGTTCCGCATCGAGGTCTGGGACTACGACGAGGCGGTGTACAGAGAAGCGCTGCTGAACGCCCTGACCCACCGCGACTACCAGCTGCGCGATGTGGTCCACGTGCACCAGCACCCGGACCGGCTGGAAATCAGCAATCCAGGCGGGCTGCCGGGCGGCATCACGCCCGGCAACATCCTGCGGCACCAGCCCAAGCGCCGCAATCCGCTGCTGGCCGAGGTGCTCTCCCGGCTGGGCCTGGTGGAGCGCGCGGGGGTGGGAGTGGACAAGATGTACCAGCTGATGCTGCGCCACGGCAAGGAGCCGCCGGAGTTCACCAGCTACAGCGACGCCGTGAGCCTGAGCCTGCACAATCCCGGTTTCGATCAGCAGTTCGTGCGGTTCGTGGCCCGCAAACAGGAGGAGATGCAGACGCTGTCGCTGGACATGCTGATCGTGCTGTCCCGGCTGGGCCGCGAGGGCGAGGCCACCCGTGAGCAGCTGAGCCGCGCTCTGCAGCTGCCCGAGGACCGCACCCCCCGGCTGCTGCAGATGATGCAGGACCGGGGCCTGCTGGAGTCGTCGGGGCGAGGCCGCGAGCGCCTGTACCACCTGAGCGCGGAGGTGCGCGCGCAGCTACACCAGCGGTCGGAAGCAGTGACGGGTGTAAGCACCGTCACCCGTCCCCAGCGGGCAGCGGTGCCGCCCACTGTACCTGTCCCCTCGGCGCTTGGCCAGCTGGCACTTGCCCTGGCACAGCAGCACGGGCAGGTCAGCAATGCCCGGCTGCGCGAAGCCAGCGGACTGAATGTCCAGCAGGCCTGGCGGGTGCTGCGGCGGCTGGTGCTGAACGGTCAGCTGATCAAGCAGGGCAGCGGTCCTAGGAACGTTCAGTATCACCTCAGTTAG
- a CDS encoding DUF3293 domain-containing protein, which produces MDEELRQAFLDTTYGTLEVRLKLKAEPDPQLAWPPTLPGQRWAILTAWNPDGTQKAAEVNDGQQQRLTDRLHRDGWPTLPGHNGEGEWLEPTVIVPGLPLWRAVQLGRQFRQAAVLWGMGRRAALVWCRQNGEPLMPVELERLWLGRAAILPGDDRPHR; this is translated from the coding sequence GTGGACGAGGAGCTGCGGCAGGCCTTTCTGGATACCACCTACGGCACGCTGGAGGTGCGGCTGAAGCTGAAGGCCGAGCCGGACCCGCAGCTGGCATGGCCACCCACACTCCCCGGTCAGCGCTGGGCCATCCTGACCGCCTGGAACCCGGACGGAACACAGAAGGCAGCAGAGGTCAACGACGGGCAGCAGCAGAGGCTCACCGACCGGCTGCACCGAGACGGCTGGCCCACCCTGCCCGGGCACAACGGCGAGGGCGAGTGGCTGGAGCCGACCGTGATCGTGCCTGGCCTGCCGCTGTGGCGCGCGGTGCAGCTGGGACGCCAATTCAGGCAGGCGGCGGTGCTGTGGGGCATGGGCCGCCGCGCGGCGCTGGTGTGGTGCCGACAAAACGGCGAGCCCCTCATGCCCGTGGAACTCGAACGGCTATGGCTGGGCCGCGCGGCTATACTGCCCGGCGATGACCGTCCGCACCGCTGA
- the truD gene encoding tRNA pseudouridine(13) synthase TruD: MSRLSFSWAELPTLTLSPGTGGRVRELAQDFQVDELPLYRPSGEGEHLYLHLEKTGHTTAHLMRELSSQLGLRPKDIGAAGLKDRHAVTTQWLSLPAKAERRLEQFSLEGVRVLDVSRHTNRLGMGHLQGNRFTVRVRGAPGTAQQAAGTLDTLVQRGLPNYFGPQRFGLHGLNAEEGLRVLRGESRLRDPAVRRFLVSSVQSLIFNRFLALRLERELFAGLLSGDMAKKHDTGGVFEVQDASAESERAARGEISATGTLFGRKVKPLTQDAGTLEQEALAAFGLTPEAFSSRKGDRRIIRVYPQDARVTEQEDGYTVQFTLPRGSFATSLLRELMKVEVDAPEGPDDAAPEEE; encoded by the coding sequence GTGTCACGTCTCAGTTTCTCATGGGCCGAGCTGCCCACCCTGACCCTGTCCCCCGGCACCGGCGGGCGGGTCCGTGAGCTGGCCCAGGACTTCCAGGTGGATGAGCTGCCGCTGTACCGCCCGTCCGGCGAGGGCGAGCACCTGTACCTGCACCTGGAGAAGACCGGGCACACCACCGCCCACCTGATGCGTGAGCTGAGCAGCCAGCTGGGCCTGCGCCCCAAGGACATCGGTGCGGCGGGCCTCAAGGACCGGCACGCCGTGACCACCCAGTGGCTGAGCCTGCCGGCCAAGGCCGAGCGCCGGCTGGAGCAGTTCAGCCTGGAAGGCGTGCGGGTGCTGGACGTTTCGCGCCACACCAACCGGCTGGGCATGGGACACCTGCAGGGCAACCGCTTCACGGTGCGGGTGCGCGGCGCGCCCGGCACGGCCCAGCAGGCGGCGGGCACGCTGGACACGCTGGTGCAGCGCGGCCTGCCCAACTACTTCGGGCCGCAGCGCTTCGGGCTGCACGGCCTGAACGCCGAGGAGGGGCTGCGGGTGCTGCGGGGCGAGAGCCGGCTGCGTGACCCGGCGGTGCGGCGTTTTCTGGTGTCCAGCGTCCAGAGCCTGATCTTCAACCGCTTCCTGGCGCTGCGGCTGGAACGCGAGCTGTTCGCCGGGCTGCTGAGCGGCGACATGGCCAAGAAGCACGACACCGGCGGGGTGTTCGAGGTGCAGGACGCGTCCGCCGAGTCGGAGCGGGCCGCGCGCGGAGAAATCAGCGCCACCGGCACCCTGTTCGGCCGCAAGGTCAAGCCGCTGACGCAGGACGCCGGGACGCTGGAACAGGAAGCGCTGGCCGCCTTTGGGCTGACGCCCGAGGCCTTCAGCAGCCGCAAGGGCGACCGCCGGATCATCCGGGTGTATCCGCAGGACGCCCGCGTGACCGAGCAGGAGGACGGCTACACCGTGCAGTTCACGCTGCCGCGCGGCAGCTTTGCCACCAGCCTGCTGCGCGAACTGATGAAGGTCGAGGTGGACGCGCCGGAAGGGCCGGACGACGCCGCCCCGGAGGAGGAGTGA
- the typA gene encoding translational GTPase TypA, giving the protein MEYRNIAIIAHVDHGKTTLVDGLLKQTLKLKHGEEIAERAMDSNDLEKERGITILAKNTAVEYGGVKINIVDTPGHADFGGEVERVLGMVDGALVLVDAAEGPMPQTRFVLRKALELGLKPIVVINKIDRQDARIEEVVNLTFDLMAELGANEDQLDFPILYAVARDGKAYKDLDKPQEDMHELFEMVLEYIPAPEVDLEAPFQMLVTNLDYSEYLGRIVLGRVKRGTVKKGEFVQLMHKDGTMTRTRVVQPFTHMGLRRIEVDEVGAGDIIALAGIEEAQIGETIADLADPEALPIITVDEPTVSMTFQPNTSPFAGRDGKYVTSRHLNERLKREVMTNVSLKVEEVRPDEFIVSGRGELHLSILLETMRREGYEVQVGSPQVIIREIDGEKHEPVEHLVIDVPEQHASTVIGVLASRKGQMVNMEPQGTRTRIEFKIPSRALFGFRTQFLSMTQGEGIMSHVFDGYAPWAGEIKVRQNGSLVSMEDGPAFAYSIWKLQDRGSFFIDPATEVYVGMIVGENAREQDMNVNVCKNKKLTNVRSSGADEALTLTPPRRLSLEDALEYISDDELVELTPKNIRLRKKVLNPSFRK; this is encoded by the coding sequence ATGGAATACCGGAATATCGCGATCATCGCGCACGTTGACCACGGCAAGACCACACTGGTGGACGGCCTGCTGAAGCAGACCCTGAAGCTCAAGCACGGCGAGGAGATCGCCGAGCGGGCCATGGACAGCAACGACCTGGAAAAGGAACGCGGCATCACCATTCTGGCCAAGAACACGGCCGTGGAGTACGGCGGCGTCAAGATCAACATCGTGGACACCCCCGGCCACGCCGACTTCGGCGGTGAGGTGGAGCGGGTGCTGGGCATGGTGGACGGTGCGCTGGTGCTGGTGGACGCCGCCGAAGGCCCGATGCCGCAGACGCGTTTCGTGCTGCGCAAGGCGCTGGAACTGGGCCTGAAGCCGATCGTGGTCATCAACAAGATCGACCGCCAGGACGCCCGCATCGAGGAGGTCGTGAACCTGACCTTCGACCTGATGGCCGAACTCGGCGCCAACGAGGATCAGCTGGACTTCCCGATCCTGTACGCCGTGGCCCGCGACGGCAAGGCCTACAAGGACCTGGACAAGCCCCAGGAGGACATGCACGAGCTGTTCGAGATGGTGCTGGAGTACATCCCCGCCCCGGAAGTGGACCTGGAAGCGCCGTTTCAGATGCTCGTCACCAACCTGGACTACAGCGAGTATCTGGGCCGCATCGTGCTGGGCCGGGTCAAGCGCGGCACCGTCAAGAAGGGTGAGTTCGTGCAGCTGATGCACAAGGACGGCACCATGACCCGCACCCGGGTGGTGCAGCCGTTCACCCACATGGGCCTGCGCCGCATCGAGGTGGACGAGGTGGGCGCCGGCGACATCATCGCGCTGGCCGGCATCGAGGAGGCGCAGATCGGGGAGACCATCGCCGACCTGGCGGACCCCGAGGCGCTGCCGATCATCACGGTGGACGAGCCGACCGTGAGCATGACCTTCCAGCCGAACACCAGCCCGTTTGCAGGCCGCGACGGCAAGTACGTCACCAGCCGCCACCTGAACGAGCGCCTGAAGCGCGAGGTCATGACCAACGTGTCGCTGAAGGTGGAGGAAGTGCGTCCGGACGAGTTCATCGTGTCGGGCCGCGGTGAGCTGCACCTCTCGATCCTGCTGGAGACCATGCGCCGCGAGGGCTACGAGGTGCAGGTGGGCAGCCCGCAGGTGATCATCCGCGAGATCGACGGCGAGAAGCACGAGCCGGTCGAGCACCTCGTGATCGACGTGCCGGAGCAGCACGCCAGCACCGTGATCGGTGTGCTGGCCAGCCGCAAGGGCCAGATGGTCAACATGGAGCCGCAGGGCACCCGCACCCGCATCGAGTTCAAGATTCCCAGCCGCGCGCTGTTCGGCTTCCGCACCCAGTTCCTCTCGATGACGCAGGGCGAGGGCATCATGAGCCACGTCTTCGACGGCTACGCGCCGTGGGCCGGCGAGATCAAGGTGCGCCAGAACGGCTCGCTGGTCAGCATGGAGGACGGCCCGGCCTTCGCCTACAGCATCTGGAAGCTGCAGGACCGCGGCAGCTTCTTCATCGACCCGGCCACCGAGGTGTACGTGGGCATGATCGTGGGCGAGAACGCCCGCGAGCAGGACATGAACGTCAACGTGTGCAAGAACAAGAAGCTGACCAACGTGCGTTCCAGCGGTGCCGACGAGGCGCTGACCCTGACCCCGCCGCGTCGCCTGTCGCTGGAGGACGCGCTGGAGTACATCAGTGACGATGAGCTGGTGGAGCTGACCCCCAAGAACATCCGCCTTCGCAAGAAGGTCCTGAACCCCAGCTTCCGCAAGTAA
- a CDS encoding GNAT family N-acetyltransferase produces the protein MSWWRCGRSGSSAGAATAASARRRATVEHSVYAAPEAQGQGVGSVLQRQLIVQARQDGYHVMVAGVDAENAAPLRFHERLGFVQVAQFRQVDRKFGRWLDLVFLQRLLDDETL, from the coding sequence CTGTCCTGGTGGCGATGTGGGAGGAGCGGATCGTCGGCTGGGGCAGCTACGGCCGCTTCCGCGAGAAGGCGGGCTACGGTAGAACACAGCGTCTACGCCGCCCCCGAGGCGCAGGGCCAGGGCGTGGGCAGCGTCCTGCAGCGCCAGCTGATCGTGCAGGCGCGGCAGGACGGGTATCACGTGATGGTGGCCGGGGTGGACGCCGAGAACGCGGCCCCCCTGCGCTTTCACGAGCGGCTGGGCTTCGTGCAGGTGGCGCAGTTCCGGCAGGTGGACCGCAAGTTCGGGCGCTGGCTGGATCTGGTGTTCCTGCAGCGCCTGCTGGACGACGAAACGCTCTAG
- a CDS encoding helix-turn-helix domain-containing protein has translation MKKHLVRLTDDDRTELRVFTRSGTRSAQAITRARLLVMADEQGESRNDADIARALGVTVHTVEVTRKRYVQHGLQAVLQRAPRKDKGVPQKVDGRVEAQLITLACSDTPNGEPAWTLQMLGDALVR, from the coding sequence ATGAAGAAACATCTGGTGAGGCTGACCGATGACGACCGGACGGAACTCCGAGTGTTTACCCGGAGTGGAACGAGGAGCGCTCAGGCCATCACCCGAGCCCGGCTGCTGGTGATGGCCGATGAGCAAGGCGAGTCGCGCAACGATGCTGATATCGCACGAGCGCTGGGGGTCACTGTCCACACCGTGGAGGTCACGCGCAAACGGTATGTGCAGCACGGCCTGCAGGCCGTGCTGCAGCGCGCTCCTCGTAAAGACAAGGGTGTGCCCCAGAAGGTCGACGGACGCGTCGAAGCCCAGCTGATCACCCTGGCCTGCAGCGACACGCCGAATGGCGAACCTGCCTGGACGCTGCAGATGCTGGGCGATGCGCTGGTGAGATGA
- a CDS encoding IS630 family transposase, which translates to MPPDQNAAFVCAMEDVLDVYERPMDARVPVICFDEKPCPLTRDVLQPTQAAPGRLQRQDSEYERCGTATIFGWVEPLVGRRDAWVTARRTCIDYAHALKRVSEAYPDALHIVLVQDNLSTHTKAALYQAFPAHEARQLAARFDFHFTPRHGSWLNM; encoded by the coding sequence ATTCCGCCCGATCAGAACGCGGCCTTCGTCTGTGCGATGGAGGACGTGCTGGACGTGTACGAGCGTCCAATGGACGCTCGCGTTCCCGTCATCTGTTTCGACGAGAAGCCCTGTCCGTTGACCCGTGACGTGTTGCAGCCGACCCAGGCTGCACCTGGACGACTTCAGCGCCAGGACAGCGAATACGAACGCTGTGGCACCGCCACCATCTTCGGCTGGGTCGAGCCCTTGGTTGGCCGTCGCGACGCCTGGGTGACGGCGCGGCGGACCTGCATCGACTACGCTCATGCCCTTAAGCGCGTGTCTGAGGCGTATCCCGATGCCCTGCACATTGTCCTGGTGCAAGACAACCTTTCAACCCATACCAAAGCGGCGCTTTATCAGGCGTTTCCCGCCCACGAAGCGCGGCAGCTCGCCGCGCGGTTCGACTTCCATTTCACGCCCCGGCACGGTTCCTGGCTCAATATGTAG